A region from the Variovorax sp. RKNM96 genome encodes:
- a CDS encoding SDR family oxidoreductase — protein sequence MNFEGKVAIVTGAAAMLGAAIVRAFVKAGVQVLAVDIDAARGEALAAELGPRCRFVACDIASDAALDALVADALASEGRIDFLINNAVVYGDNGLEASRSEWLHALDVNLVSGALLVHKTADALAAQGGAVVNMGSVGGKFGTAGRALYPAAKAAILQLTRNQAASLAHRRVRVNSVSPGWTWSDALSRMAGGDRAHADRMAAPMHPLGRAGDGDDVAQVVLFLCSDAARFVTGADIPVDGGFSMLGPDQGRSARDWFGG from the coding sequence ATGAACTTCGAAGGAAAAGTCGCCATCGTCACCGGCGCGGCCGCGATGCTCGGCGCCGCCATAGTTCGCGCTTTCGTGAAAGCCGGTGTACAGGTGCTGGCGGTGGACATCGATGCCGCGCGCGGCGAGGCGCTGGCGGCCGAGCTGGGGCCGCGCTGCCGTTTCGTGGCTTGCGACATCGCCTCCGATGCGGCGCTCGATGCGCTGGTGGCCGATGCGCTCGCCAGCGAGGGGCGCATCGACTTTCTCATCAATAACGCGGTGGTGTACGGCGACAACGGGCTGGAAGCCTCGCGCAGCGAATGGCTGCATGCGCTCGACGTCAACCTGGTTTCCGGCGCGCTGCTGGTGCACAAGACCGCCGACGCGCTGGCGGCGCAGGGTGGGGCGGTGGTGAACATGGGCAGCGTCGGCGGCAAGTTCGGCACGGCGGGCCGGGCGCTCTACCCGGCGGCCAAGGCGGCCATCCTGCAGCTCACGCGCAACCAGGCCGCGAGCCTGGCGCACCGGCGCGTGCGGGTGAACTCGGTGTCGCCCGGATGGACCTGGTCGGACGCGCTCTCGCGCATGGCGGGCGGCGATCGCGCGCACGCGGACCGCATGGCGGCGCCGATGCATCCGCTAGGCCGCGCGGGTGACGGCGACGACGTGGCGCAGGTGGTGCTGTTCCTGTGCTCGGACGCCGCGCGCTTCGTGACCGGCGCGGACATCCCGGTCGATGGCGGGTTCTCGATGCTGGGCCCCGATCAGGGGCGCTCGGCGCGCGACTGGTTCGGCGGTTAG
- a CDS encoding dienelactone hydrolase family protein encodes MSQYIDIPAGDGRSFRGYLALPASGSGPGIVLCQEIFGINDYVREVADLYAEEGYVVLAPDLFWRMEPNVDLGYSPEDWQRAFGFFQKFDIEAGIADVTASVKALRAHPACTGKVGALGYCLGGKLAYLAAAHSGVDAAVGYYGVGIEAALDLVPRIECPIALHFAELDQFCPPEARAQVLEAFAGKAGAQMYVYPGVDHAFARTGGDHFDKPSTLMAHQRSMALFKEAIGPVYDLSALWDKHCEYEFATRDVVATMGTMVSEPYVNHIPTMTGGVGAKELSRFYKHHFIPTTPPDTRLTPISRTVGATQIVDEMLFCFTHTVEIDWMLPGIAPTGKAVEIPLVAIVKFRGDKLYHEHIYWDQASVLVQIGLLDAKGLPVAGVETARKLVDETLPSNTLMPRWSKSNGLTIADPALPLG; translated from the coding sequence ATGAGTCAGTACATCGACATCCCGGCCGGCGACGGCCGCAGCTTTCGCGGCTACCTCGCACTGCCGGCCTCGGGCAGCGGCCCCGGCATCGTGCTGTGCCAGGAGATCTTCGGCATCAACGACTACGTGCGCGAGGTGGCCGACCTCTACGCCGAGGAAGGCTACGTGGTGCTCGCCCCCGACCTCTTCTGGCGCATGGAGCCCAACGTCGATCTCGGTTATTCGCCCGAAGACTGGCAGCGCGCATTCGGCTTCTTCCAGAAGTTCGACATCGAGGCCGGCATCGCCGACGTCACCGCGAGCGTGAAGGCGCTGCGCGCGCACCCGGCCTGCACCGGCAAGGTGGGCGCGCTGGGTTATTGCCTCGGCGGCAAGCTGGCTTATCTCGCGGCCGCGCATTCGGGCGTGGATGCGGCGGTGGGCTACTACGGCGTCGGCATCGAGGCCGCGCTGGACCTGGTGCCCAGGATCGAATGCCCGATCGCGCTGCACTTCGCCGAGCTCGACCAGTTCTGCCCGCCCGAGGCCCGCGCCCAGGTGCTGGAAGCCTTTGCCGGCAAGGCCGGCGCGCAGATGTACGTCTACCCCGGCGTGGACCACGCGTTCGCGCGCACTGGTGGCGACCATTTCGACAAGCCCTCCACGCTGATGGCGCACCAGCGCTCCATGGCGCTGTTCAAGGAAGCCATCGGGCCCGTCTACGACCTGTCGGCGCTCTGGGACAAGCACTGCGAATACGAGTTCGCCACGCGCGACGTCGTTGCCACCATGGGCACGATGGTGAGCGAGCCCTACGTGAACCACATCCCGACGATGACCGGCGGGGTGGGCGCGAAGGAGCTGTCGCGCTTCTACAAGCACCACTTCATTCCGACGACGCCGCCCGACACGCGCCTCACGCCGATCTCACGCACCGTGGGCGCGACGCAGATCGTGGACGAGATGCTCTTTTGCTTCACTCACACGGTGGAGATCGACTGGATGCTGCCGGGCATCGCACCGACCGGCAAGGCGGTGGAGATTCCGCTGGTGGCCATCGTGAAATTTCGCGGCGACAAGCTCTACCACGAGCACATCTACTGGGACCAGGCCAGCGTGCTGGTGCAGATCGGCCTGCTCGATGCCAAGGGCCTGCCGGTGGCGGGCGTCGAGACCGCGCGCAAGCTGGTGGACGAGACGCTGCCGTCGAACACGCTGATGCCGCGCTGGTCGAAATCGAACGGCCTCACCATCGCCGACCCCGCGCTGCCGCTCGGATGA
- a CDS encoding MBL fold metallo-hydrolase: MDGLEETAEAAKGKLVYPFAELPPRGKSIEVAPGVHWIRMPLPYSLDHINLWALDDGAGWAVVDTGVRTEETVAVWRELFANSPDTRGLTRVFVTHMHPDHVGMAGWLTRKFGVRLWMTRSEYLMCRVMVSDTGREAPDDAIAFYRRAGWSDAAIETYRTRFGNFGKHIHPLPDSFRRLRDGEVLRIGAHDWRIVTGNGHSPEHACLYCPDLKVLISGDQILPRISSNVSVSPIEPDADPMADWLSSLAKLKREVPDDVLVLPSHNECFRGLHARIDRLQQGQERSLDRLRNTLKTPKRAVDVFASLFARSIAESDVQLLGMATGESLACLNYLLHRGEVVCDIADDGIGWYRLVA; encoded by the coding sequence ATGGATGGTCTGGAAGAAACGGCGGAAGCGGCAAAAGGCAAGCTCGTCTACCCCTTTGCGGAACTCCCGCCGCGCGGCAAGTCGATCGAGGTCGCCCCGGGCGTCCACTGGATCCGCATGCCGCTGCCCTACTCGCTCGACCACATCAACCTGTGGGCGCTGGACGACGGCGCCGGCTGGGCCGTGGTGGACACGGGCGTGCGCACCGAGGAAACGGTGGCCGTCTGGCGCGAGCTCTTCGCCAATTCGCCGGACACCCGCGGCCTCACCCGCGTCTTCGTGACGCACATGCATCCCGACCACGTCGGCATGGCCGGCTGGCTCACGCGCAAGTTCGGCGTGCGACTGTGGATGACCCGCTCCGAATACCTCATGTGCCGCGTGATGGTGTCCGACACCGGCCGCGAAGCACCGGACGATGCCATCGCCTTCTACCGCCGTGCCGGCTGGAGCGATGCCGCCATCGAGACCTACCGCACGCGCTTCGGCAATTTCGGCAAGCACATCCATCCGCTGCCCGACAGCTTCCGGCGGCTCCGCGACGGCGAGGTGCTGCGCATCGGTGCGCATGACTGGCGCATCGTCACCGGCAACGGCCATTCGCCCGAGCATGCGTGCCTGTACTGCCCCGACCTCAAGGTGCTGATCTCGGGCGACCAGATCCTGCCGCGCATCTCGTCCAACGTTTCGGTCTCGCCGATCGAGCCCGACGCCGACCCGATGGCCGACTGGCTCTCGTCGCTGGCGAAGCTCAAACGCGAGGTGCCCGACGACGTGCTCGTGCTGCCCTCGCACAACGAGTGCTTCCGCGGCCTGCATGCACGCATCGACCGGCTCCAGCAAGGGCAGGAGCGCTCGCTCGACCGGTTGCGCAACACCCTGAAGACGCCGAAGCGCGCAGTCGATGTGTTCGCGAGCCTCTTCGCGCGCAGCATCGCCGAGTCCGACGTGCAGTTGCTGGGCATGGCGACGGGTGAAAGCCTTGCCTGCCTCAACTACCTGCTGCACCGCGGCGAAGTCGTCTGCGACATCGCCGACGACGGCATCGGCTGGTACCGGCTCGTCGCCTAA
- a CDS encoding aromatic-ring-hydroxylating dioxygenase subunit beta has product MNFNDWHEQQAITQFLHHEARLLDEHRWDEWQRLFTPDGLYWVPLVHGQEDHINHASLFCEDALLRSMRARRLDQARAYSQQPPTRTVHVVGNVGLESRDEEGCVVRSTFLLLEWRKTEQRIFGGSVLHTLRREGNEFRIRMKRVELVNCDAPHEALQVFM; this is encoded by the coding sequence ATGAACTTCAACGACTGGCACGAGCAGCAGGCGATCACGCAGTTCCTGCACCATGAGGCGCGCCTCCTGGACGAGCACCGCTGGGACGAATGGCAGCGGCTATTCACGCCCGACGGGCTGTATTGGGTGCCGCTGGTACATGGGCAGGAAGATCACATCAACCACGCATCGCTGTTCTGCGAAGACGCCTTGCTGCGCTCGATGCGGGCGCGGCGGCTCGACCAGGCACGCGCCTATTCACAGCAGCCGCCCACGCGCACGGTGCATGTGGTGGGCAACGTCGGGCTCGAATCACGCGATGAAGAAGGCTGTGTCGTGCGCTCGACCTTCCTGCTCCTCGAATGGCGCAAGACCGAGCAGCGCATCTTCGGCGGCAGCGTGCTGCACACCCTGCGGCGCGAAGGCAACGAATTCCGCATCCGGATGAAGCGCGTGGAACTGGTCAATTGCGACGCGCCGCACGAAGCCCTGCAGGTGTTCATGTGA
- a CDS encoding PDR/VanB family oxidoreductase, whose translation MTQGADMLALVVASVTPLTPAIKAFVLRPTNGGDLPPFAPGAHLSVQVAHSSGQRAYSLVRPHDGAGSYEIAVLHEPQGTGGSAWMHGLAPGAVLAAHPPRNDFTLHKGGLPPLLVAGGIGITPLLCMARALAAEGQAFDFFYATRSEEATAYLDEVRALGGTVVHDGGDPARGLDLRALLAAPQSGRHLHVCGPRGMVQAVVDTARAQGWADDHVHFELFAGALSQAGDTPFEVRTLRSGKTLTVQPGQSLLDVLIAAGLDPMYDCRQGDCGVCAVDVVEGVPDHRDHNLSPREKAGGKTLCTCVSRAKTPHLVLDI comes from the coding sequence ATGACGCAGGGCGCAGACATGCTGGCGCTGGTGGTGGCTTCGGTCACGCCGCTCACGCCGGCCATCAAGGCCTTCGTGCTGCGGCCCACGAATGGCGGCGACCTGCCGCCGTTCGCACCGGGCGCGCACCTGAGCGTGCAGGTGGCGCATTCGAGCGGGCAGCGCGCGTATTCACTGGTTCGCCCGCACGATGGCGCCGGCAGCTACGAGATCGCAGTACTGCACGAGCCGCAGGGCACGGGCGGCTCGGCCTGGATGCACGGCCTCGCGCCCGGTGCGGTGCTGGCCGCGCACCCGCCGCGCAATGATTTCACGCTGCACAAGGGCGGCCTGCCGCCGCTGCTGGTGGCGGGCGGCATCGGCATCACGCCGCTGCTGTGCATGGCGCGCGCGCTGGCCGCCGAGGGCCAAGCCTTCGACTTCTTCTATGCGACACGCAGCGAGGAGGCGACTGCCTATCTCGATGAAGTGCGCGCGCTCGGCGGCACGGTGGTGCACGACGGCGGCGACCCCGCCCGTGGCCTCGACCTGCGCGCACTGCTCGCGGCGCCGCAGAGCGGCCGCCACCTGCACGTCTGCGGCCCGCGCGGCATGGTGCAGGCGGTGGTCGACACCGCCCGCGCACAGGGCTGGGCCGACGACCACGTGCACTTCGAGCTCTTCGCCGGCGCGCTCTCGCAGGCGGGCGACACGCCCTTCGAGGTGCGTACGCTGCGCTCGGGCAAGACGCTGACGGTGCAGCCCGGCCAGAGCCTGCTCGACGTGCTGATCGCCGCTGGGCTCGACCCGATGTACGACTGCCGGCAGGGCGACTGCGGCGTGTGCGCCGTCGACGTGGTGGAAGGTGTGCCCGACCACCGCGACCACAACCTGAGCCCGCGCGAGAAGGCGGGCGGCAAGACCCTGTGCACCTGCGTGTCGCGCGCCAAGACGCCGCACCTGGTGCTCGACATCTGA
- a CDS encoding aromatic ring-hydroxylating dioxygenase subunit alpha, whose amino-acid sequence MNPVIPITPIPSAPTAPAIDIQALVQPDRVHKRVYTDPAIFELEMDRVFGQAWLYVGHESQVPNVGDYFTTRLGREPVVMVRHTDGAVNVLYNRCPHKGAKIVPDGSGSAGKFLRCLYHGWTFKCDGSLLSVPLRSGYEDTALDLKSGSHSVRKVARVASHRGFVFASLSEDGPELADFLGGVATSLDNFCDRAPEGEVEVAGGVQRVIQRNNWKIFFENLHDTIHAVATHESSWRAAKEEFEAMPSGTPKPFEVVIVDGNGEPLEFWENLELKGYDNGHGFMEGIFVPPTDPVSLAYVAALEASQGAQRADEILRVNRHNTIVYPSCSPHTSFQQIRVIRPLSVDRTLVEIFSFRLKGAPEATFQRTLKYTNIVNSPSSNVMPDDLEAYNRVQEGLSSDGGDWVSMHRAAGRDQPLPGGRASNGNSEMPSRNMFAAWASYMGVQTGSAE is encoded by the coding sequence ATGAATCCCGTGATCCCCATCACCCCCATACCTTCAGCACCCACCGCACCCGCCATCGACATCCAGGCGCTCGTGCAGCCCGACCGCGTGCACAAGCGCGTCTACACCGACCCCGCCATCTTCGAGCTGGAGATGGACCGCGTCTTCGGCCAGGCCTGGCTGTACGTGGGCCACGAGAGCCAGGTGCCGAACGTCGGTGACTACTTCACCACGCGCCTGGGCCGCGAGCCCGTGGTGATGGTGCGCCACACCGACGGCGCGGTGAACGTGCTGTACAACCGCTGCCCGCACAAGGGCGCCAAGATCGTTCCCGATGGCAGCGGCAGCGCCGGCAAGTTCCTGCGGTGCCTCTACCACGGCTGGACCTTCAAGTGCGACGGCAGCCTCTTGTCGGTGCCGCTGCGCAGCGGCTACGAGGACACGGCGCTCGACCTCAAGAGCGGGTCGCATTCGGTGCGCAAGGTGGCGCGCGTGGCGAGCCACCGCGGCTTCGTGTTCGCGAGCCTTTCGGAAGACGGCCCGGAGCTCGCCGACTTCCTCGGCGGCGTGGCCACGTCGCTCGACAACTTCTGCGACCGCGCCCCCGAGGGCGAGGTGGAAGTGGCCGGTGGTGTGCAACGGGTGATCCAGCGCAACAACTGGAAGATCTTCTTCGAGAACCTGCACGACACGATCCATGCGGTGGCCACGCACGAGTCGTCGTGGCGCGCAGCAAAAGAAGAATTCGAGGCCATGCCCTCGGGCACGCCCAAGCCCTTCGAGGTGGTGATCGTCGACGGCAACGGCGAGCCGCTGGAGTTCTGGGAGAACCTGGAGCTCAAGGGCTACGACAACGGCCACGGCTTCATGGAAGGCATCTTCGTGCCGCCCACAGACCCGGTGAGCCTGGCCTATGTGGCGGCGCTCGAGGCCAGCCAGGGTGCGCAGCGCGCCGACGAGATCCTGCGCGTGAACCGGCACAACACCATCGTCTACCCGAGCTGCTCGCCGCACACCTCGTTCCAGCAGATCCGCGTGATCCGGCCGCTGTCGGTCGATCGCACGCTGGTGGAGATCTTCAGCTTCCGGCTGAAGGGCGCGCCCGAGGCGACCTTCCAGCGCACGCTGAAGTACACCAACATCGTCAATTCGCCTTCGTCGAACGTGATGCCCGACGACCTGGAGGCCTACAACCGCGTGCAGGAGGGACTCAGCTCCGACGGCGGCGACTGGGTCAGCATGCATCGCGCGGCCGGGCGCGACCAGCCGCTGCCGGGCGGGCGGGCCTCCAACGGCAACAGCGAGATGCCGTCGCGCAACATGTTCGCGGCCTGGGCCTCGTACATGGGCGTGCAGACCGGGAGCGCCGAATGA
- a CDS encoding amidase family protein, with product MSTPTELVEQSAVELRRLIGSKAISPVELLEACIARIEQVNPFVNAVTATCFDRARAEASAAEKAVMQGDPLGLLHGLPLGVKDLEPTEGLLTTWGSPIYRDHVPQEDIELVARLRKAGAIVAGKTNVPEMGAGANSRNEVWGATGNPFNPNLNAGGSSGGSAAALACDMLPVCTGSDTGGSLRIPAAKCGVVGFRPSPGVVPSVRKPLGWTPISVVGPMGRTVEDACLQLAASAGMNAGDPLSYPLDPLSFLKPLDVDLGRLRVAWTEDFGTCAVNDSIRATMRRKIGSMRHLFQRCDEVSFDLGDAHRCFDVLRAEAFVAGMHAAYERDPDSLGPNPRANYEMGARMSLLDSAWAQAGQTRLIKRFQSTFTDYDLVLSPTTPVSPFPWTQPYADTINGEKQANYYRWLALTYVVTLTTHPAISLPCGVDHAGMPFGLQVVGGFRADHQVLGAAHAMEQAFAADVQLRRPRPDLSLLRPAEPSLTSIVRTPPVLSGGAREAAIVAAV from the coding sequence ATGTCCACACCCACCGAACTCGTCGAACAATCCGCCGTTGAACTGCGCCGCCTGATCGGCAGCAAGGCGATCTCGCCGGTCGAACTGCTCGAAGCCTGCATCGCGCGCATCGAGCAGGTGAACCCTTTCGTCAACGCAGTGACCGCGACCTGCTTCGATCGCGCAAGAGCCGAAGCCAGCGCCGCAGAGAAAGCCGTCATGCAGGGCGATCCGCTCGGACTGCTGCACGGCCTCCCGCTGGGCGTGAAGGACCTGGAGCCCACCGAGGGCCTGCTCACCACATGGGGTTCACCTATCTACCGCGACCACGTGCCGCAGGAAGACATCGAACTCGTGGCGCGCCTTCGCAAGGCCGGCGCCATCGTGGCCGGCAAGACCAACGTGCCCGAGATGGGCGCGGGTGCCAATTCGCGCAACGAGGTGTGGGGCGCCACCGGCAACCCCTTCAATCCGAACCTGAACGCCGGCGGCTCCTCGGGCGGATCGGCCGCGGCGCTGGCGTGCGACATGCTGCCCGTGTGCACCGGCTCCGACACCGGCGGATCGCTGCGCATTCCGGCTGCCAAGTGCGGCGTGGTGGGCTTTCGGCCGTCGCCGGGCGTCGTGCCGAGCGTGCGAAAGCCGCTGGGCTGGACGCCGATTTCGGTTGTCGGTCCGATGGGCCGCACGGTGGAAGACGCCTGCCTGCAACTCGCGGCATCGGCCGGCATGAACGCCGGCGACCCGCTGAGCTACCCGCTCGACCCGCTCTCGTTTCTCAAGCCGCTGGATGTCGACCTCGGCCGGCTTCGCGTTGCATGGACCGAAGACTTCGGCACCTGCGCGGTGAACGACAGCATCCGCGCCACGATGCGCCGCAAGATCGGCTCGATGCGGCACCTGTTCCAGCGCTGCGACGAAGTGAGCTTCGACCTGGGCGATGCCCACCGCTGCTTCGACGTGCTGCGCGCCGAGGCCTTCGTGGCGGGCATGCACGCCGCCTACGAGCGCGACCCGGACAGCCTGGGCCCGAACCCTCGCGCAAACTACGAGATGGGTGCGCGCATGAGCCTGCTCGACAGCGCCTGGGCGCAGGCCGGGCAGACCCGCCTCATCAAGCGCTTCCAGTCCACCTTCACCGACTACGACCTGGTGCTCTCGCCGACCACGCCGGTGTCGCCCTTTCCGTGGACACAGCCCTACGCCGACACCATCAACGGCGAGAAGCAGGCCAACTACTACCGCTGGCTCGCGCTGACCTATGTGGTCACGCTGACCACGCATCCGGCGATCTCGCTGCCCTGCGGCGTCGATCACGCGGGCATGCCGTTCGGCCTGCAGGTCGTGGGCGGCTTCCGGGCCGACCACCAGGTGCTGGGCGCAGCGCACGCGATGGAGCAGGCCTTCGCAGCCGACGTGCAACTTCGCCGCCCGCGGCCCGACCTGTCGTTGCTGCGCCCTGCCGAACCTTCGCTCACCTCGATCGTCCGGACGCCACCGGTGCTGTCCGGCGGCGCGCGCGAAGCAGCCATCGTCGCGGCCGTCTGA
- a CDS encoding isochorismatase family cysteine hydrolase, translating into MKAALLAMHYQNDVLHVDGKVRVGVAADDPARPLLIASAARLIAGARANGVPVIFVRIAFAPGYADCLRNCTLFRRVAETGAVLDGEWGAEFYEELAPLPGEAVVTHKRNNPFWASGLEDVVRSTGASRLYVAGIATNHVVEHGARHASDLGYEVAVVADACNTAQAHLHAASLETLGMLADVMNVDEAVAQMKAMP; encoded by the coding sequence GTGAAGGCCGCGCTGCTGGCCATGCACTACCAGAACGATGTGCTGCACGTCGATGGCAAGGTGCGCGTGGGCGTGGCGGCCGACGACCCGGCGCGCCCGCTTCTCATCGCCTCGGCCGCGCGCCTGATCGCCGGCGCGCGGGCGAACGGCGTGCCGGTGATCTTCGTGCGCATCGCCTTCGCACCGGGGTATGCCGATTGCTTGCGCAACTGCACGCTGTTCCGGCGCGTGGCCGAAACCGGCGCGGTACTCGACGGCGAATGGGGCGCGGAGTTCTATGAAGAGCTCGCGCCGCTGCCGGGTGAAGCCGTCGTCACCCACAAGCGCAACAATCCGTTCTGGGCCAGCGGGCTCGAAGATGTCGTGCGCAGCACCGGGGCATCGCGGCTCTACGTGGCGGGCATTGCGACCAACCACGTGGTCGAGCACGGTGCGCGCCACGCGAGCGACCTGGGCTACGAGGTGGCGGTCGTTGCCGATGCCTGCAACACTGCACAGGCGCATCTGCATGCGGCGAGCCTGGAGACATTGGGGATGCTTGCGGATGTCATGAACGTCGACGAAGCAGTCGCACAAATGAAGGCCATGCCATGA